The Neorhodopirellula lusitana genome contains a region encoding:
- a CDS encoding glycoside hydrolase family 95 protein — MADNFETLARALSRRRFLRTSTLAAAAIGTQPMIPGGDFALGQDTLGEDVKHDTDNKTDELTLWYDRPAKVWMTEALPIGNGPLGAMLFGGTETERIQFNEISLWTGDRVASGVLGETDEEEEQNLGAHQAFGDVYIDSGHDFARVSHYRRELDIDRAIHQVSYQHEGVQYRRTAFASHPDGVIVVHLTADQPGALSGRVRLTDMHDAKIDSLVSADGHPKLTSVGTLGNGFAYEAQLVAQCDDGTVAIDDHSDSSRNLRFENCNSLTLILAAGTNFAQDHTKQWLGDHPHDSVTARVSGAAQQDVTALTNRHVEDHQAIFRRFAINLGTTSPELLGKTTLARLQSYAANGTSESGLADPALEALFCQFGRYLLISCSRPGSLPANLQGNWNDSNRPAWAGDYHSNINFEMNYWPAEPANMAECHKPFIDYVNSIRQVSAVNTRGHYGDVRGWTLQTMNNACGISFWKWNPPGSAWYAQHLWEHFAFGRDKDYLRTTAYPVLKEVSQFWDDHLLRREDGTLVTPDGWSPEHGPAEEGVTYDQEIVYDLFTNTIEAADILGDDKAFRDHIAELRDKLLKPKIGKWGQLQEWEADKDDPEDTHRHVSHLFALHPGRQITRAGTPELADAAEVSLNARGDGSTGWSRAWKINFWARLWNGDRAHKLLQNLINVVYSTKMVYGESGGGVYPNLLCSHPPFQIDGNLGATAGYCEMLVQSHANEIRLLPALPSVWPSGSVKGLRARGGFEVDIAWTDGQLMEATIHSKAGLPCRVTYGEQTWNLETQPGKSYPIS; from the coding sequence ATGGCAGACAACTTTGAAACGTTAGCCCGCGCGCTTTCACGACGTCGTTTCTTACGAACCAGCACGCTTGCCGCCGCGGCAATCGGAACGCAACCCATGATTCCGGGTGGCGATTTCGCACTGGGCCAAGACACGCTCGGCGAAGACGTCAAACACGACACCGACAACAAGACGGACGAACTCACGCTGTGGTACGACCGTCCGGCCAAAGTCTGGATGACCGAAGCATTGCCCATTGGAAACGGGCCCCTCGGAGCGATGCTCTTTGGCGGCACCGAAACCGAGCGGATTCAGTTCAACGAAATCAGTCTCTGGACCGGTGATCGCGTTGCCAGCGGAGTGCTCGGCGAAACTGATGAAGAGGAAGAGCAGAACCTGGGGGCTCACCAAGCCTTCGGTGACGTTTACATCGATTCAGGGCATGACTTTGCGAGGGTCTCGCACTATCGCCGCGAATTGGACATTGACCGCGCCATCCATCAGGTCAGCTACCAACACGAGGGCGTGCAATATCGGCGAACGGCATTCGCCAGCCATCCCGATGGTGTGATTGTCGTTCATTTAACGGCCGACCAACCCGGTGCCTTGTCGGGACGAGTCAGGCTGACGGACATGCACGACGCGAAGATTGACTCGCTTGTCAGTGCCGATGGACACCCGAAGTTGACATCGGTTGGCACGCTTGGCAACGGCTTTGCCTACGAAGCCCAACTCGTTGCACAATGCGACGACGGTACCGTTGCAATCGATGATCATTCCGATTCATCTCGCAACCTTCGATTTGAGAACTGCAACAGCCTCACGTTGATCCTGGCCGCGGGCACCAACTTTGCCCAAGACCATACGAAACAGTGGCTCGGTGATCACCCCCATGATTCAGTCACCGCGAGAGTCAGCGGAGCGGCCCAACAAGACGTGACGGCGTTAACGAACCGGCACGTCGAAGACCATCAAGCGATCTTCCGACGGTTTGCGATCAACCTGGGAACGACGTCGCCGGAATTGCTAGGCAAGACCACATTAGCGAGGCTGCAAAGCTACGCGGCGAATGGAACGAGTGAATCCGGTCTCGCCGACCCCGCACTGGAAGCACTGTTTTGCCAATTCGGACGGTACCTGTTGATCAGTTGCTCACGGCCCGGATCGTTGCCCGCGAACTTGCAAGGCAACTGGAACGATAGCAACCGACCGGCATGGGCTGGCGATTATCATTCCAACATCAACTTCGAGATGAACTACTGGCCCGCCGAGCCTGCGAACATGGCGGAATGCCACAAGCCATTCATCGATTACGTCAACAGCATCCGCCAGGTAAGTGCCGTGAATACACGCGGGCACTACGGTGACGTCCGTGGCTGGACCCTGCAGACGATGAACAACGCCTGCGGAATTTCGTTTTGGAAATGGAATCCCCCGGGCAGCGCTTGGTACGCCCAACACCTTTGGGAACACTTCGCATTCGGGCGAGACAAGGACTACCTACGCACCACCGCTTACCCCGTGTTGAAAGAGGTAAGCCAGTTCTGGGACGATCACCTCCTGCGACGCGAAGACGGCACGCTGGTCACTCCGGACGGCTGGTCACCCGAACACGGCCCCGCCGAAGAAGGCGTCACCTACGATCAAGAGATTGTGTACGACCTCTTCACCAACACGATCGAGGCCGCTGACATCCTGGGCGACGACAAAGCCTTCCGAGACCACATCGCTGAGCTTCGTGACAAGTTGCTCAAGCCCAAGATCGGCAAGTGGGGACAGCTGCAGGAATGGGAAGCCGACAAGGACGATCCCGAAGATACCCACCGTCACGTTTCTCACCTGTTTGCGTTACACCCCGGCCGACAGATCACTCGCGCTGGCACACCCGAACTTGCTGATGCGGCCGAGGTGTCGCTCAATGCACGCGGCGATGGCAGCACGGGCTGGAGCCGTGCCTGGAAGATCAACTTTTGGGCACGGTTATGGAACGGCGATCGCGCCCACAAACTGCTGCAGAATCTGATTAATGTCGTCTACAGCACGAAAATGGTGTATGGCGAAAGCGGTGGTGGCGTTTACCCCAACCTGCTTTGCTCTCACCCGCCCTTCCAAATTGATGGCAACTTGGGCGCAACGGCTGGCTACTGTGAAATGTTGGTCCAAAGCCACGCCAACGAAATCCGGCTGTTGCCTGCACTGCCCAGCGTGTGGCCAAGCGGCAGCGTGAAAGGCCTGCGTGCGAGGGGCGGATTCGAGGTCGACATTGCCTGGACAGACGGGCAACTGATGGAAGCCACCATCCATTCCAAGGCGGGCCTTCCATGCCGCGTCACCTACGGCGAACAAACCTGGAACCTCGAAACGCAGCCCGGAAAGTCTTATCCAATTAGCTGA
- a CDS encoding efflux RND transporter periplasmic adaptor subunit: protein MSAPTTWGARLRASALTLFAVLLAVVVGVFALTDIPSRLGIVSASVDESDPHAGHDHGPGEGHETEEDSHAGHDHAGHDDSQSIELSDQARRNLRLRTETVSVGPFTRYEEVPGMVTQWPGETHVSITSPLTGVISSINISRGELIDSGTPLFTLRLTHQDLVNTQEAFLAQLGQMDVEEREIERLMSISNSGAIAGKTVLARQYERDKLLAGIRAARQSMLLHGLSEVQIRNIEKTRTLIREVVVTAPLLEHDNSLHHESLGEANNRVADTPTIRLAAMQPPPMSLPSHQHQDVQFLVTQLDVRRGESVTAGQQLAQLSDYSRLLIEGQAYQRDAKLLRDTADGEVQLQAILRGSEDQHEMIEGLRIVYIGNEIDTNSRSLSFYVGLDNEIERTEQRGGKRYVSWRYKPGQRLTVRLPVSRFENAIVVPKAAVAEEGPERFLFVQNGNHFDRVAVEVLALDSVHVAIKNDGQVWPGQTIAVSGAHQLQMEMKNKSGGAIDPHAGHNH from the coding sequence ATGTCCGCTCCTACCACTTGGGGTGCGCGTCTGCGCGCCTCGGCATTGACTCTATTCGCGGTTCTATTAGCGGTTGTCGTTGGCGTATTCGCCCTGACCGATATCCCAAGCCGCCTTGGAATCGTATCCGCATCGGTTGATGAAAGTGATCCCCATGCCGGACACGATCATGGCCCCGGCGAAGGACACGAAACCGAAGAGGACTCACACGCGGGTCACGATCATGCGGGTCACGACGACAGCCAATCGATTGAACTCAGCGATCAAGCACGACGCAACTTGCGTTTACGCACTGAAACCGTCTCGGTCGGCCCATTCACTCGGTACGAAGAAGTCCCCGGCATGGTCACCCAGTGGCCTGGTGAGACTCACGTGTCGATCACGTCGCCACTGACCGGAGTGATCAGCTCGATCAACATCTCACGAGGCGAATTGATCGACAGCGGCACACCGTTATTCACATTGCGTCTAACCCATCAAGACTTGGTCAACACACAAGAAGCCTTCCTGGCTCAGCTTGGCCAAATGGACGTCGAAGAGCGTGAGATCGAACGCTTGATGTCCATTTCAAACTCGGGTGCCATTGCGGGAAAGACGGTACTCGCCCGTCAGTACGAACGCGATAAGCTGCTTGCTGGCATTCGAGCGGCACGTCAATCCATGCTGCTTCACGGGTTGAGTGAGGTACAGATCCGCAATATCGAAAAGACGCGGACGCTGATCCGAGAAGTGGTCGTCACCGCCCCATTACTAGAACACGATAACTCGCTGCATCACGAGTCACTGGGTGAGGCGAACAACCGTGTCGCCGACACGCCCACAATTAGGCTCGCTGCGATGCAGCCGCCACCGATGTCACTGCCCAGTCACCAACATCAAGACGTTCAGTTTTTGGTCACGCAATTGGATGTTCGCCGAGGTGAGTCGGTCACGGCCGGACAACAACTGGCCCAGCTCTCCGACTACAGCCGCTTGCTAATCGAAGGCCAAGCCTATCAACGAGACGCGAAACTTCTACGTGATACCGCTGACGGTGAAGTTCAGCTTCAGGCAATACTGCGAGGTTCCGAAGACCAACACGAGATGATCGAAGGGCTTCGAATTGTCTACATCGGAAATGAAATTGACACGAACTCACGCTCGCTGTCGTTCTATGTCGGACTGGATAACGAGATTGAACGCACCGAACAACGAGGCGGAAAACGCTACGTCAGTTGGCGGTACAAACCGGGGCAACGGCTAACCGTTCGTCTGCCGGTTTCCCGTTTCGAAAACGCGATTGTCGTTCCCAAGGCGGCTGTCGCTGAAGAGGGCCCCGAGCGATTCCTGTTTGTCCAAAACGGAAACCATTTCGACCGGGTCGCTGTCGAAGTGTTGGCCCTCGATAGCGTGCATGTGGCCATCAAGAACGACGGCCAAGTTTGGCCCGGGCAAACCATTGCGGTCTCAGGAGCCCACCAGCTTCAAATGGAGATGAAGAACAAATCCGGCGGTGCAATTGATCCCCACGCAGGTCACAACCACTAG
- a CDS encoding family 78 glycoside hydrolase catalytic domain encodes MALRTLVLLALVCAQFAPSTQAMTPIDLRCDGNTDPIAASPTPILTWRVESAERGAQQSAWQVIVASTPELLSQGKGDLWDSGKVTAKRSPQVLYAGKPLPAGQRCHWQVRCWGTDAKSDGNENDEASWSKPAFWENSLHSPSDWRGAQWIDDGKALPTNDAGFYEHDPAPRMRYEFSLDKPIVSARLHVAGLGYFAASLNGAHVGDHELDSVWTAFDKRILFSSFDVTDQLQSGDNCIGVELGNGWFNPLPLRMWGHRNIRGSIETGRPRAIACLIVDHEDGTQSTITTGPDWKFTPGPTLFNSVYLGEVVDARLDQPGWNTPNFDSADWKPVQPVDASLEPLQPLTTPPIRAAESIDAVAITQPEPGIQIVDFGQNFTGVPEITLNAPAGTKVQFRFGELLYPDGTLNPMTSVCGQIKGNRKLADGTLISKGGPGAPEFAWQADRYTCRGGGPETYRPKFTFHGFRFMEVTGLPQSADSSPLSLADMKGIPLRSDLLSNGEFSCSNELFNSIQEVTRQTFLANVVGVQSDCPHRERFGYGGDIAATSEAFLMNFDMSGFYAKTVRDWDDAARPDGNLTDTAPFVGINYCGVGWAMAHPLLIEQLYQHYGDESLVEDQLPVAIRWLELENSARKKGLVTKGLGDHEALTRSGGPVITTAMFVDAARRVARLARVVGRDSDADRFETMADDAAEAWADSFLDIPSGKVDDGSQTRQSLALGFGTATNSNRQAIFDQMVSAIQTPTKISKAGTNKPVGPHLTTGIFGTRMVMEELSKNSRTDLAYELADRDTFPSWGWMLKNDATTLWEHWAGSDGTFSNNHPMFGSVSAWFFRWLGGIQISPDAVGADRLVICPQIVPDLDWVKCSHKTVRGLVESNWKATSDSIDLDIVIPPDTTAVVEFPIASNSVTESGQPLDDANGIEILNPGRRIQIGSGHYQFKIPKSN; translated from the coding sequence ATGGCATTAAGAACACTTGTTTTGTTGGCGTTGGTTTGCGCGCAGTTCGCGCCATCAACTCAGGCGATGACTCCGATTGATTTACGTTGCGACGGCAACACCGATCCGATTGCGGCCAGCCCAACTCCGATCCTCACATGGCGTGTCGAGTCAGCCGAACGAGGCGCCCAACAATCAGCGTGGCAGGTGATTGTCGCTAGCACTCCGGAACTTCTTAGCCAAGGGAAGGGCGACCTATGGGATTCCGGAAAGGTCACCGCGAAACGCTCACCACAAGTTCTCTATGCAGGAAAACCACTGCCCGCCGGCCAACGCTGCCACTGGCAAGTTCGCTGCTGGGGAACTGACGCCAAAAGCGATGGCAACGAGAACGATGAGGCATCGTGGAGCAAACCCGCGTTCTGGGAAAACTCGCTGCATTCGCCTTCCGATTGGCGAGGCGCTCAGTGGATCGACGACGGCAAAGCACTGCCAACCAACGACGCCGGGTTCTACGAACACGACCCTGCACCACGGATGCGGTACGAATTCTCGCTGGACAAACCAATCGTCAGCGCGCGATTGCATGTTGCTGGCCTCGGTTATTTCGCCGCCTCCTTAAACGGTGCCCACGTGGGCGACCACGAACTTGATTCAGTTTGGACCGCGTTCGACAAACGCATCCTGTTCAGTTCTTTTGATGTGACCGACCAACTTCAGTCAGGCGACAATTGCATCGGTGTGGAATTGGGCAACGGTTGGTTCAATCCATTGCCGCTTCGCATGTGGGGACATCGCAATATCCGCGGAAGTATCGAAACAGGTCGACCGCGAGCGATCGCTTGCCTGATCGTGGATCACGAAGATGGAACCCAGTCAACGATTACAACGGGTCCGGACTGGAAGTTCACCCCCGGACCAACGCTATTCAACAGTGTTTATCTTGGCGAAGTCGTCGACGCTCGACTGGATCAGCCCGGTTGGAACACACCGAATTTCGATTCAGCCGACTGGAAACCAGTTCAGCCCGTCGATGCTTCTTTGGAACCGCTGCAACCGCTAACGACCCCGCCAATTCGTGCAGCGGAATCCATCGACGCAGTCGCCATCACCCAGCCCGAACCCGGCATTCAAATTGTCGACTTCGGCCAGAACTTCACTGGTGTTCCTGAAATCACACTGAACGCACCAGCGGGAACGAAAGTTCAATTCCGATTTGGTGAACTGCTATATCCCGATGGGACACTCAATCCAATGACCAGTGTGTGCGGTCAAATTAAGGGGAACCGCAAACTCGCCGATGGCACGCTGATTTCAAAAGGCGGCCCCGGTGCCCCTGAGTTCGCGTGGCAGGCGGATCGTTACACATGCCGCGGCGGTGGCCCCGAAACCTACCGTCCCAAGTTTACCTTTCATGGATTTCGATTCATGGAAGTCACGGGACTTCCGCAGTCAGCCGACTCCAGCCCCCTTTCGCTGGCCGACATGAAGGGGATTCCGCTACGTAGCGACTTACTATCCAACGGAGAATTCTCTTGCTCCAACGAGCTGTTCAATTCAATCCAGGAAGTGACGCGGCAAACATTCTTGGCTAACGTCGTTGGTGTGCAATCGGATTGCCCGCACCGTGAACGGTTTGGCTATGGCGGCGATATCGCGGCGACCAGTGAAGCGTTCCTGATGAACTTTGACATGTCGGGCTTCTATGCCAAGACCGTCCGTGACTGGGACGATGCCGCACGCCCCGATGGCAACTTGACCGACACAGCACCATTTGTTGGCATCAATTACTGCGGCGTGGGTTGGGCGATGGCGCACCCACTGTTGATCGAACAACTCTATCAACACTACGGCGACGAATCGTTAGTCGAAGACCAATTGCCCGTCGCGATCCGCTGGCTGGAACTCGAAAACTCCGCTCGCAAGAAAGGACTCGTGACCAAAGGTCTCGGCGATCACGAAGCGTTAACTCGATCCGGCGGCCCCGTGATCACGACCGCCATGTTTGTCGATGCGGCTCGCCGAGTCGCGCGACTGGCTCGCGTCGTTGGGCGCGATTCCGATGCGGATCGTTTCGAGACCATGGCAGACGACGCCGCTGAAGCATGGGCCGATTCGTTCTTGGACATCCCATCGGGCAAAGTCGATGACGGTTCCCAAACACGACAGTCTTTGGCACTTGGGTTCGGGACCGCCACAAATTCAAACCGGCAAGCGATTTTTGATCAAATGGTTTCAGCGATCCAGACGCCGACCAAGATCAGCAAGGCTGGAACCAACAAACCGGTGGGGCCTCATTTGACCACCGGAATCTTCGGCACTCGAATGGTGATGGAAGAACTGTCCAAGAACAGCCGAACCGACCTCGCCTATGAATTGGCTGATCGCGATACCTTCCCGTCTTGGGGTTGGATGCTGAAAAACGATGCGACCACTCTTTGGGAACACTGGGCGGGTAGCGACGGAACGTTCTCCAACAATCACCCCATGTTCGGTTCGGTTTCCGCTTGGTTCTTTCGCTGGCTCGGTGGCATTCAAATCTCACCGGATGCGGTTGGTGCCGATCGCTTAGTGATCTGCCCCCAAATCGTCCCCGACCTGGACTGGGTGAAGTGCTCACACAAAACCGTGCGTGGTTTAGTCGAATCAAACTGGAAAGCCACGTCCGATTCGATTGACCTGGATATCGTCATTCCGCCCGACACAACCGCAGTGGTTGAGTTCCCAATCGCTTCCAATTCGGTGACCGAAAGCGGACAGCCTCTCGATGACGCAAATGGCATCGAAATCTTGAACCCTGGTCGCCGCATTCAGATTGGCAGTGGCCACTACCAGTTCAAGATCCCAAAGTCGAATTAA
- a CDS encoding glycoside hydrolase family 2 TIM barrel-domain containing protein, whose product MIGAIVIASSVAEAQDSPRLRENFDNDWSFHLGELKGDSVEEKRLDQDGWQDVDLPHDFGIEGPFAKSNPSGGPGGYLPGGIGWYRKTFQLPGDTSDKAVTICFDGVYMNSEVWINGHRLGQRPYGFIGFHYDLTPYLVKDGENVLEVRVDNAKQPSSRWYTGSGIYRHVWLTTTNKLRVPQWGTQVSTPSITPSLAQVAVNTTINNGSDAPKSVIVKQHVMDGDGAIVATGVEVVELAGGAEQVVSQTVELPSPEMWSPDAPSLYTLRTELFDAQDETEASEDGSPGSVLADRYDTVFGVRQMRFDPANGFFLNDKSVIFKGVCNHDDLGPLGAAFWDQALERRLQMLKDMGCNAIRTAHNPPPPQLLDMCDRMGFLVVDETFDKWRFTWGFEDGKLVCGRRTQQGYASYIDEWQEKDLTDHLLRDRNHPSVIMWSIGNELPEAQKHGELETVKRMSDLCHELDPTRPVTVGCNQISGVNETGFAELLDLVGYNGGGRSCFQYEADHERFPNRFIYASEVPHSLQTRGEYRTHSRFREKQSQPAPLTPDEVFTETNGRYESSYDNAGVRITARDSWRLTKTLPFVAGEFRWTGFDYIGESGGWPRVLGNFGIIDLCNFPKDTYYFYQSQWTDEPMVHLLPHWTWPGKEGTTIPVWCYTNCDSVELFLNGESLGSREFTAENDMHMEWLVPYQPGELKAVATKDGKVIRTCVTHTAGEATEMTVSPDQSELVVGNRDLSYVTIRVLDADGNFVPKAAAKVTLEVEGPGRLLAVGAGDPMSHEDFQGNVVTTFNGLALAIIADTGEPGEIVLKATADGLPSVECQISVTKEAGL is encoded by the coding sequence TTGATTGGCGCAATTGTCATCGCCAGTTCAGTCGCTGAGGCACAAGACAGCCCACGTTTGCGAGAAAACTTCGACAACGATTGGTCGTTCCACCTTGGCGAATTGAAAGGGGATTCGGTCGAGGAAAAACGACTGGATCAGGACGGTTGGCAGGATGTCGATTTGCCGCATGACTTTGGTATCGAAGGACCGTTCGCTAAGTCGAATCCCAGTGGTGGTCCGGGGGGCTATCTTCCCGGAGGTATCGGGTGGTATCGCAAGACGTTTCAGTTGCCTGGTGATACTTCCGACAAGGCGGTGACGATCTGCTTTGACGGCGTTTATATGAATAGTGAAGTCTGGATCAATGGTCACAGACTTGGTCAACGTCCCTACGGTTTCATCGGTTTTCACTACGATCTGACTCCGTACCTGGTTAAGGACGGAGAGAACGTTTTGGAGGTGCGAGTCGACAATGCGAAACAGCCTTCGTCGCGTTGGTATACCGGATCAGGTATTTACCGTCACGTTTGGTTGACCACGACGAACAAGTTGCGAGTGCCTCAGTGGGGAACTCAAGTTAGCACGCCAAGTATCACTCCGTCGCTGGCCCAGGTGGCGGTCAATACGACGATCAACAATGGCAGCGATGCACCCAAGAGCGTCATTGTGAAGCAGCATGTCATGGATGGCGACGGAGCTATCGTGGCAACCGGCGTTGAGGTGGTCGAATTAGCTGGTGGAGCGGAGCAGGTTGTTTCGCAGACCGTCGAGTTACCCAGTCCCGAAATGTGGTCCCCTGACGCTCCGAGCCTATACACGTTGCGAACGGAATTGTTCGATGCCCAAGACGAAACCGAGGCATCCGAGGACGGAAGTCCCGGCAGCGTTCTGGCGGATCGATACGACACTGTGTTTGGTGTTCGGCAAATGCGTTTCGATCCCGCCAACGGTTTCTTCTTGAATGACAAGAGTGTGATCTTCAAGGGAGTTTGCAATCACGACGATCTTGGTCCCCTGGGAGCTGCGTTTTGGGATCAGGCACTCGAACGACGTCTGCAAATGCTGAAAGACATGGGTTGCAACGCAATTCGTACTGCCCACAATCCGCCGCCACCACAGTTGTTGGACATGTGCGACCGGATGGGATTCCTGGTCGTGGACGAAACGTTTGATAAGTGGCGTTTCACGTGGGGATTTGAAGACGGAAAATTGGTTTGTGGTCGTCGCACGCAACAAGGCTATGCGTCCTACATTGATGAGTGGCAAGAAAAAGATCTGACCGATCACCTGTTGCGTGACCGTAACCATCCATCGGTGATCATGTGGAGTATCGGCAACGAGCTACCAGAAGCACAGAAGCACGGTGAGTTGGAAACCGTCAAGCGAATGAGTGATCTCTGTCACGAACTCGATCCAACGCGGCCTGTCACGGTAGGTTGCAACCAGATCTCCGGTGTGAACGAAACCGGCTTTGCTGAGCTGCTTGATCTAGTCGGGTACAACGGCGGCGGTCGGTCTTGCTTCCAGTACGAAGCAGATCACGAGCGGTTTCCGAATCGCTTCATCTATGCGTCGGAGGTTCCTCACTCGTTGCAGACTCGTGGTGAGTACCGGACACATTCACGATTCCGTGAAAAGCAAAGTCAACCCGCGCCACTAACACCAGATGAAGTCTTTACCGAAACGAATGGTCGGTATGAGTCTTCGTATGACAACGCGGGCGTCCGAATCACTGCGCGGGATTCTTGGCGATTGACCAAGACGTTGCCGTTCGTGGCAGGCGAGTTCCGCTGGACCGGTTTTGACTACATCGGCGAGTCGGGCGGCTGGCCGCGCGTGTTGGGCAATTTTGGGATCATTGACTTGTGCAATTTCCCGAAAGACACGTACTATTTTTATCAGAGCCAATGGACCGACGAACCGATGGTTCACTTGTTGCCGCATTGGACGTGGCCGGGTAAGGAAGGCACCACGATACCCGTATGGTGCTACACGAACTGCGACAGCGTGGAGCTGTTTTTGAATGGGGAATCGCTGGGCAGCCGAGAGTTCACAGCCGAAAACGACATGCACATGGAATGGCTTGTCCCGTATCAGCCCGGTGAACTGAAGGCGGTTGCGACGAAAGATGGGAAGGTGATTCGCACCTGCGTCACGCATACCGCTGGTGAGGCGACTGAGATGACCGTATCGCCGGATCAGTCGGAACTGGTGGTTGGCAATCGGGATTTGTCGTACGTGACGATTCGCGTCCTTGATGCGGATGGAAACTTCGTTCCCAAGGCGGCTGCGAAGGTGACGCTGGAAGTGGAAGGCCCGGGACGACTGCTGGCCGTGGGCGCTGGCGATCCGATGAGCCACGAAGACTTTCAGGGCAACGTTGTCACAACGTTCAACGGTCTCGCGTTGGCAATCATTGCCGATACAGGCGAGCCTGGCGAGATCGTGTTGAAGGCAACTGCGGACGGACTGCCGTCGGTGGAGTGCCAAATCAGCGTGACGAAAGAAGCTGGTCTTTAG
- a CDS encoding TolC family protein produces the protein MIANNQAGKQSSQARRLLLLAALGLTAGCQTSGVFASREKALVVPSVGRATEQLASENLDRELLNGPPTADQASANNKTPEPSSSTSPATAPISQVVFDEVIVDPSADSQLRKTAETSLSRLMALESPTADQSFTSTAVSSIAETAVWADGSGSTIHSINELGAVEGTVTGTITGMTLGQIEALALGNNPTIQELVATTQKAAGFRTQVSLRANPVLGYSGAQFADRETDQHTVFISQTIITADKLKLNRRVQNEALRAQLLELEAQKYRIATDIGIKFYDALAAQRRVLLIQEFQSVSDKGLEFAELRKQAEEGSQLEVVQAKVLKNEIDLALQQAEIRYKAAWRELAAIAGVPHMEPAPLAGELPTIASPLDWQSVASTIVCSSPEYQAAQTRVTQAKANICRQEVQPIPNLDLQFASGYDNGTDSGMINVQVGAPIPVFNKNQGNISAARAEYIRASREVDRIEDSIKARLAIVSGDFDSSLAAVSKYAKDILPNSREGLELAQIAYKAGETSYVQVLVAQRSFFNTNLDYIAAQAKLAQARTRVDGYVLTGALDAVVDRSGDDSLRGLTLSQQ, from the coding sequence GTGATCGCGAATAATCAGGCTGGCAAACAATCGAGCCAAGCACGACGACTGTTGCTATTGGCAGCATTGGGTTTGACGGCAGGATGCCAAACCTCCGGCGTTTTTGCCTCTCGAGAGAAAGCACTGGTCGTGCCCTCGGTAGGACGAGCGACCGAGCAGCTAGCGAGCGAAAACCTCGATCGTGAGCTGCTGAACGGACCACCAACCGCAGACCAGGCTTCAGCAAACAACAAAACACCCGAACCCAGCAGCTCGACAAGCCCTGCAACGGCACCTATCAGTCAGGTTGTCTTTGACGAGGTCATTGTCGATCCCTCAGCCGACTCACAGCTTCGCAAAACAGCGGAGACTTCACTCAGCCGCTTGATGGCGTTGGAGTCCCCAACGGCCGACCAGTCATTCACGTCGACAGCCGTTTCTTCCATTGCAGAGACCGCGGTTTGGGCCGATGGCTCCGGCTCCACCATCCATTCGATCAACGAATTGGGTGCGGTCGAAGGCACGGTCACCGGCACAATCACTGGCATGACGCTGGGACAGATAGAAGCGTTGGCTCTTGGCAACAATCCGACGATCCAAGAGTTGGTTGCCACGACCCAGAAAGCAGCCGGATTCCGAACTCAAGTATCCCTACGGGCGAACCCGGTCCTCGGTTACAGCGGAGCGCAGTTTGCCGATCGCGAAACCGATCAACACACCGTTTTCATTTCGCAAACGATCATCACCGCTGACAAACTCAAACTCAACCGCCGCGTTCAAAACGAGGCTTTGAGGGCTCAGCTATTGGAACTGGAAGCTCAAAAGTACCGGATCGCAACCGACATTGGCATTAAGTTCTACGATGCTTTAGCGGCCCAACGACGCGTGCTGCTGATCCAGGAATTCCAGTCGGTATCCGACAAGGGGCTCGAGTTTGCTGAACTGCGGAAACAAGCCGAAGAGGGATCGCAACTGGAAGTCGTTCAGGCCAAAGTGCTCAAGAACGAAATCGACTTGGCACTCCAGCAAGCTGAGATTCGATACAAAGCCGCGTGGCGAGAACTCGCGGCAATCGCAGGCGTGCCTCACATGGAACCAGCCCCATTGGCAGGGGAACTGCCGACGATCGCATCGCCACTGGACTGGCAAAGTGTGGCATCCACGATCGTCTGTTCCAGCCCCGAATACCAGGCCGCTCAAACCCGCGTGACTCAGGCCAAGGCCAACATTTGCCGCCAAGAAGTCCAGCCGATCCCCAACCTCGACCTGCAATTCGCTTCGGGCTACGACAATGGCACCGACTCGGGAATGATCAACGTTCAAGTCGGAGCACCGATCCCGGTCTTCAATAAGAACCAAGGCAACATCTCGGCCGCACGAGCCGAGTACATTCGCGCCTCCCGTGAGGTGGACCGTATCGAGGATTCGATCAAGGCTCGTCTTGCGATCGTCTCGGGCGACTTCGACTCGTCCCTTGCAGCAGTGTCTAAGTACGCCAAAGACATTCTGCCTAACTCTCGCGAAGGTCTTGAACTCGCACAGATCGCCTACAAAGCCGGCGAAACCAGCTACGTCCAAGTGTTGGTCGCACAACGATCGTTCTTCAATACCAACCTCGACTACATCGCCGCCCAAGCCAAGCTGGCCCAGGCGCGAACCCGGGTGGACGGCTACGTTCTAACCGGAGCACTCGACGCCGTTGTTGACCGAAGCGGCGACGATAGCCTGCGAGGGCTCACCTTGAGCCAACAATAG